A window from Opitutia bacterium ISCC 52 encodes these proteins:
- a CDS encoding sulfatase: MLFRVLCFFCLIAASVVPLQSASTPNIILIFCDDLGYGDLGTYGSQVNRTPRIDGLASEGMQFSEFYSSSPVCTPSRASLLTGSYARRVDMHEDFTGHWVLIPRSRRGLHHDELTIAEALKTKGYATACIGKWHLGDQPEHLPTKHGFDYYYGIPYSNDMQQAKRGDPPLPLVHGDKVIEAPADQSTLTKRYTEETIKFIEANQNQPFFLYLPHTFPHLPLFASPAFKDKSANGRYGDSVEEIDWSTGEILDCLDRLSLAEDTIVIFTSDNGSNGRNGGSNLPLAGRKGTTMEGGMRVPMIIRWPGKILAGSSCSELATTMDFLPTFCAITGAEGPSLPIDGYDIQPLLYSAENASTPYEVFYYYRRRQLQALRSGDWKYHLELGETHLNWTTPVPLSEGRSAKLVNLVSDLQETTDLSDQYPDVLKQMQRLAAEAVERYGNDGVEGSEQRESYTLTFSTPMILEK; this comes from the coding sequence ATGTTATTTCGAGTTCTCTGTTTCTTTTGCCTGATAGCTGCGTCCGTTGTTCCTCTTCAATCAGCCAGTACGCCCAACATTATTCTCATCTTTTGTGACGATCTGGGGTATGGCGATTTGGGCACCTACGGATCTCAGGTCAATCGAACGCCTCGTATTGATGGACTGGCCAGTGAAGGCATGCAGTTCTCGGAGTTTTATTCTTCCAGCCCTGTCTGTACTCCATCTCGGGCCAGCTTGTTGACCGGCAGCTATGCCCGGCGAGTGGATATGCACGAAGACTTTACCGGCCACTGGGTTTTGATTCCTCGTAGTCGCCGCGGTCTCCACCATGACGAGCTGACGATCGCTGAAGCTCTGAAAACAAAGGGTTATGCGACCGCCTGTATTGGTAAATGGCACTTGGGCGACCAGCCCGAGCATCTGCCGACGAAGCATGGATTTGATTATTACTATGGTATTCCATACTCAAACGATATGCAGCAGGCCAAGCGTGGGGATCCGCCTTTGCCACTGGTTCATGGCGACAAGGTGATCGAAGCGCCAGCCGATCAAAGCACCCTCACCAAGCGCTACACTGAAGAGACGATAAAATTTATCGAGGCCAATCAAAATCAACCGTTCTTTCTCTACCTGCCTCATACCTTTCCGCACTTGCCGTTGTTTGCATCCCCAGCTTTCAAGGATAAGAGTGCCAACGGTCGCTATGGAGATTCGGTCGAGGAGATTGACTGGTCGACTGGCGAAATACTCGACTGTCTTGATCGTCTGAGCCTGGCTGAAGATACGATTGTGATCTTCACGTCCGATAATGGGTCCAATGGTCGCAACGGAGGTTCGAATCTCCCATTAGCTGGCAGAAAAGGAACTACAATGGAAGGAGGCATGCGAGTCCCTATGATCATTCGCTGGCCCGGTAAAATTCTTGCGGGAAGTAGCTGTAGTGAGCTGGCAACTACGATGGATTTTCTTCCCACTTTCTGTGCCATCACTGGAGCAGAAGGACCTTCGCTTCCGATCGATGGGTATGACATCCAACCGCTGCTCTATAGCGCCGAGAATGCATCTACCCCTTATGAGGTGTTTTACTACTACCGTCGTCGACAACTGCAGGCTTTGCGTTCTGGGGATTGGAAATACCATCTCGAATTGGGAGAGACGCATTTGAACTGGACGACTCCGGTGCCCCTTTCTGAAGGACGATCTGCCAAGCTGGTAAACTTGGTGTCCGATTTACAGGAGACAACGGATCTTTCGGACCAGTATCCCGATGTATTGAAACAAATGCAACGCCTGGCTGCTGAAGCCGTCGAGCGGTACGGAAACGACGGAGTCGAGGGATCTGAGCAGCGTGAGTCCTATACCTTGACGTTTTCAACGCCTATGATTTTGGAGAAGTAG